The Apium graveolens cultivar Ventura chromosome 3, ASM990537v1, whole genome shotgun sequence sequence GAATTCCTCAGTTGGCATTGTGAGTTTTATGCTCCACCGGATTAACATCTGTTTCTTCTGCACTATTTGTCAAAGATCTAAAACATGCTGGATATATTTTAACTTCATTGACGCCTCAAGACTATCCTAAAATGTTCTCTTCAACTGATTAAAAAAAAGTTAATCTTTTGTGCAGTTGAAGCATCAAAGTAGTTCCCTTCAACAACCTACAAAATACAGAAGCAACTCATTTGATAACAGAGTCATGCAAAGCAGCATtcgccccccccccccccccaaaaaaACAATGCAAAGCAGCAAACTGAATTTAGAGTGAGCAAATTGAAGAAAAGCAGAGATATTACATTAATATCCAGTAACATAATCATCTTAGACATAAACAAATATTATGAATGGGAATCACGATAGTAGGGAAGAAACTTGTGAAGAGACATATTATACCAGCTACGGAGACATATTCATATAAATATTTCATGCAATTTTCTGTCAAATAAGAATTGGTTCTTTCCATTCAAACATCAAAGATGTAATCAATGTATAaaacaataaaatatattttgtAACATCATATTTATGATGCACAATTAAGGTTACAACAAATAGGGAGAAACTGGTATTGTATACAAACAAATACAGTACATTCAAAAAAagaatatattattaaaatacgAATATAAAAAATATGTGCCAACCTCATGAAGAAGCATCTTCCTCTGGCCTTAGGCTACAAGACACCAACAACCATTACACTAATATTGAATAAGATTTAGCACTCTATGGCGATTTGCAGTCAACAAGTTCTCCGCTATTATCAACACTCTTTCCATGATGTTGCCAACATCTTTTACTATTTTTCCCCGGATTCCTCTTGCAAAAGGAACCCTTTAGTGTCTTTGCCCCACAGGTAGACGATTCTTCTAAAGCAGATGCTTCATGAGTACTGACAATACACCTCTCCGAGCTACTCGAGGACTGAAGTTTGACAGTTTTATAAATCATCGTCCCACCATCATCACCAAGAGTTCCCAGCTCCAAACTTGGACTTTCTACATTATGGGTTTTCTCTTCTTTAACTAGTTTAAAAAAGGTTTTTCCGGTCCTCCTTGCTTTATGTTCTTCGCACCTTTTTCTCCCACGTACAGGTTCCATTGCGCAAAGAGAGCCATCGGGCATCACTAGTCCACAGGTCAAAGACATCTTCTCATCAGCTGCGCAAATTCCCTGTTGAAGTTTTTGAGTACTTGAGTCACTAACGTAAACAGGATCTTTTTCTGCACCCTTCAGTTGGgagttcatcttggccaagcggtTGGAGCTGTTAACTTTCATTCCTTTGTGTTCACTACATCTCTTTCTACCATCAACTGGAGGCTTTGTACAAACATATCCTTGACCTAATGCCACGCCACACATGTTACTACCATCCTTGTCCACATTGAACCTATCTGCAACTAATATAGGTCGTGATCGGCCAAATTTgaatatttttgataaaatatttttgttGGCTTGCTCATTGTAGGTGTCTGGTTCTTCTTCATGAGTAATGATCCTGAGACCAACTTCCTTCTGTCGGAAACTTTGTAGCCTCCTAATAATAGGATGAGCCCAAATAGTGTCTGATGTACTACGATCAAGTTTATGGTATATATCATTTGGACGACGAGCACCATTACTACCTTTGTTCCACGCATAATCGAATGTTTCAAGAAGCCGGGCTTCTGTTTCCTCAGCATCCTTTTTACTTTTCATCTGCTCAAGTAAAACGAATTCCACAAAGTTTAAATTTTCTCATGATAATAAATTATAACATTATTTGGTCAATTACACAGTACAAAATTTGCAAGGCGATAACAAGATAAAATTTACCTAGTACGTGACTATTATATGTTAAACTACAGCGGAACAAGACATTTTACCAGGTTCAGACAGTCGCGAAACCTACTTTCAGATTAATGAACTGTATCCCATTACGATAGCTCATCAATGGGCCACTCACACCGAGTTTAATGTTCATCAAAATTCTCCATATTTATTTGAGCCTTGTAGATCTAAAATTGGTTGCAGTGTGACATGTATTGTGTGTTTATCAATCAATCACTCGCGAGCCATTAAGAAATCATTCGAGTACATAGTAACaactcaaaaaaaaattaaaaaaaaaaatatcaatgCTAATTTATTGATATATGATGACCATGACCGCTTAGATCTTGGAAAATGTTCAAAAACAAGTAAGGAAACAAAGTACTTACAGGTGCCCATCTATAGACTATTGGATATCCCCTTGAgaatatttcagtaaataattgAAGCTCTTGGCTGTCATTCAGCTCAGTATATGGAAATCCCTTTTCCAGGTGAGCACCTTCACGGCCATAACGTTGTAGTCTAGTTCTAACATTGTTAGCTTGTCCCACGTAGACAGGAACTATATAGTTGCTCTTTAGCTTTCCAAATTCACGCCCTGTCCGTGGTCGTGATACGGCTATCCCAAGCTCATAAAGTCCTGGACAAGAAGAGCAATTTGGGAGATTACGAGTCCTATATTTTTCTGCTCCGTCTTTATTTTGTAAATGATCTTCCCAATCAGATGGCCCAATTAGAATCTGAAAAAAAAAAGGATCCAAGATGTAACAAACTTATAATTGATTATAATACATATAGCAGCAAAGCATTCCAGGATGCCCTTTCTAACTTAGGCTACATCAAGAGATTTTGGCCTGAAGCTGCCAACTATTTCAGATTCCCCACAGATGCTAACACAGTTTCTTATTGTCGACAAGGTCGAAAAAAATTGTTTTACATTGACCGTGGATACTTATTGCAGCTACTACATAAACTTATTCATTGAAATGTTTATAAGATTAAATTAAGTTATGCTCGTGGAGAATTAAAAATCgagtatacatatatatactatTTCTATAGACACTTTGATTATCTTATTTTGATATGCTCAGTTGCTCACCAGTCTACAACAGGAAAAAAATAATCTTAATGCATTGCCATTATAAGATGACTAAACAACTAGTAATGAAAGGCCTTCGATGCATTACACCAGAAATGTTATGAGCATTCTATGATCATAATTATGTACATGTCATATATACATGTATTGTTCTATACGGTAGCAACTGACACTTGCATTGTAATTCTGTTAATCAACCGGCCACTGGTTCTAATAAAATTGATGGAACTTAAGTAAAGTAGTCAAATCTTAGTGATTGATTCTTAATTTTACATATTACTTGCTCCATATCATTCGAAACCATTTTGAAGTTTTTTGACACTGATGTTGTATCTTATAAAAGTTTTGTTGTACATATAAAAACAGTTAGCTATCCATCTCCGTTTTGTCGGAAGGAATGGAAAGATTCTACTTTCTGAAATTTTTTCAGAATATATAAATTCAAAGTGCAGCGTAAATCCACCATAATTGAGCAATGTCTAACATTGCATTGTTCTTCACCTATTCCATGCTAAAAATAAATCTGAAAAAGAGAATTATGGCAGGACTATAATGGAATATTAGGATACTAATGGAAATGAAAATTCAGTGCATCCAAATCAGAAATGCTAAATTTGAGAACATACACGATACAAGACACCAAAAGGTGTAGCAATCGGGAATATCAACACTTTTAAGCTGAATACACATGAcagattgaatcataaacttaaATCAACTAATGTAAAACATTAAAGTAGAAAACAAACAAATAACTTCCTTCCTCAACAAATCAAATTAGATGTAATTTAAAGCATCATCGTCTACCTGTAATTAAATCTAAATTTTCTTCATTGCTGCTTCATATGACACTAACAGGCTGACGTACACAAacatacatagatatatatatatgtatacagagagagagagagagaaagagagagagagagaggaccTTCCAATCAGAGAAAGCAGAATCATGTTTGGTGCGGATATAATCCTCTCTCTTCAATCTGGGGGAGACTCCCATTTCATTCAACACACCAACCGCTTTCAATTCGCTTGCATAGCGattatatattttttgaaaatagtttGAATACAATTATTAGATCCGCCAAATAATAACAACAATTTTTATGCTATTGAATTTACATTTACGGTATTCTCATTCTCACACAGTTGCTACTACTTTTATGTTCAAAATTCAACGGCTAGTTCAAGGATTATCCTTTGTTCCTATAATGGAACATTTACAGGTTTCATTGCAAGAAACAAACAACTCTGAAAGATTCTGTTTCAATGGGCCAGATATTTTTGATGGATCAGTTCGACCACCCAATTTCACTTGCTCTTTTTCTCTCCCTCAATTATGGgctggattttaaaatatgttaaccagATTATTCTAATATGAGTCCCGATTTTCAATTACCCCTTCAATGTTAGTAGAATTTCACATTCTTTTCAAAAACCATCATTTTGAACTTTTCTAAAATTTGTTTCAATCAACGgttttcaaaaatctaattttatattaattttatataacATGCTGTTTGTAAAATGAAATCGAAAATGAAACAATTATAAAGTGGCATTTGTAAAATGACTAAAATGCCGACCACTACATAAAGCTTTTTCAAGTATGGATTTGAAACTCAATTAAACTGTGTTTTTAACTTAAATAAGAACCTTTCTAGTTATAAGAAAGTTacatactatattataataatccgATCACTACATAGAAAGACATATAAGTATGGGTTTCAAACTCAATTGAACTCAATCTTTAACTTAAAAATAAGCTTTTTAGTTATAAGAAATttatatactatattataataatcgAAATATGTTATATTTTGATTCTACGATTATCCccttaatttaattattaaaaataaattatatactGTTATACGCATGCTAAACTAGTATATTGTTGAACTACGATATAGTCTCCTTATTCTCCTAAACTATGATCAAAACTTATCCTAATAAACTACCTTCTTCctaatttttttatcatttttattaaaatctacaattattatatatttatataaataagttaaatttattatattattgaatataaaattaaaaatttatttaaatattaacgaACCTGCGTATCAGCTAGGATTTAATTTATGTAAAATAAGGTGTAAATGTGCACTTAATGCAATCAAATGAGATTGATCAAaagaaattaataaattaataaatggaAAATAATAAATCGAAGATTATGTACCAATTTCAGACTAAATATTCGTTAATAATTTTGATAAATCAATAAGAATcttctaatatatatatagagagagaggtTAAATAGATCAGGTTAAATAAATCACGTGATCTATTTGCAATCTCAAAGAAAAATTCGAAGTCAAGGATAGtctataaaaatattattataaatttacaTGGCATATATTTGTAAGAATTTGTTAAAGAGAATGACAATTTTTAAGAACTCTATTTTTCGATTACATGAATCGCATACCTCTCATTACTAACCCGTTACAAATTTGGGACAAGAACTAATTGATTGGGTAATGATTTATGATTTATTTaacaatttttttgaaaaaaataatttattaaataggACAAATATTTCAACCAATTGATGACTTTTTAAAACTCGATAGATTTTAATAACAAGAGCCCCTTTTTTCTCCTCCTTTTCAATATATATTACTTGTAATAAAATAATCCAacttaaatataaataattggaAGAATCGGAAGGGAGGAGAGGAGTATACATTAAATATGAAATATATCATTATTCTTTTCATTATACATGTCAATTTTTCCGAAAAAAGTTACCCCAAATTATTTGTTTATTACTTCTTTCAATTCAAATTTGAAATGTATCGGTACGTTTTCTTTCATTATATTTGTTATTTTTGGGAAAAAACTACACTACATTTCTTGTTAAGTTACTTTTTTCAATTCAAATTTGagtaattttataaatttatacaTGTACAGTTGAATATGGGTTAAATAAaaatttcattaattatttttactttcgataaaataataaactcgtTAAATAATATTTTTCACTATCATAAGTCTATTACTCTAAAAAGGCTTAAATGTATTAATTTTTTTCCAAAAAGGGTACTTGTGAAAGTTTTATCCGACTAATCTTTTCTACAAGTAGTTCTCTAGGAAGGTAAATGTGAAAGGATGCGGAACGGATtgattcattttttatttttattttaaaggAGCTTGAATTCCTTAAAAAAGGAGCTTGAATAATCTTAGCTGTTACTTTTTAAATGTGATTAATGTGATATAATCGAGTATCCAGAGAGTTAAACTaagtaataaaataaattaatgaTTGCCAAGGTCGGAATAAAAACAATGAAGGACAACAATTAAGAAGAAACAAAATAGCACGGGGGATGAATAGGCTCGAGCGAATATAAATAGGTAGGGCCGAGCAAAAATCCGAAAAAATCCGAATTCGCAACCGAAATCGCTAAAAATCGATAAAAATTGAACCGCAAAAACCGATCCGAAATCGAAACCGAAAAATTCAAAACCAAAATCGATTGTTCGGTTTCGGATTTAAGTAGAAACCAAACCGCAAAAACCCGATCCGAGCcgattatttaaaataaataaattattattattattatataaactTTATATTAAATAAGCACCCATGTTCTGTATAAACAGAAAGTAAGCCGGTAATTACTCTTTGGATATTTGGGCTTTAACCTTTGGCAATAAGCCAGGAGAttgatatttttattaaaagttGGAGAATGGATTGCCATGGCAGTGAGCTATACTTATGACTCAGCCAGGTCTTTATGAAATATAGCTGAAAACTGAAGTGCATTAATCAAAATTAGGCACATGTACACCTTGTTTTTACATTATTTGTTGTTGTTCTGCATGTCCTGCTAGCAATTATATCTAATGTTTTAATGACATTGTTTAAATTTATTTATGCATTTTCATCTCTTCTTTTTATAGTTTACAACtcattattttattaattttgtgtGATGCGGTTTTAAATCTGAAACCGATCCGATTATAATCGAACCGAAGTTTTTTAAACGAAACCAAACCGACGGTTGCGGTTGCGGTTTCGGTTTTCGATTTTAAAAACGGAGGATATGCGATTTCGTTTTCGGTTTTAACCTAAAACCAAACCGATTTGCCCCGCGCTCTCCCCTATAAATAGGGTCAACAACACTCGGCTTCTTCGTTGTTTGAATTTTAAAAGAGACATGTGTTGATGTCGCATGCATTTGTCAAGTAAAATAAAAACACTGTGTGAGAGTGGACCAACTGCAGTATAAGCTGCCAAATTATGCTGTTCAATTTTAACAACCTCTCATAAATCCGGcttcaaaaatcattatttctGCAATTTAGATGTGGACATGTCATTATCATTATGCAGTCATTAGTAGCCCTATGTTGACCACATGATCCTGCAACTACTCTAGTCTAGTGTCTGTAGAGTGCTACACACAATTTTATACCAGTATTCTTTTATATTTCTTCACATACAActactgtatttcttgatgataTGCATCATAGATACTCCGGCTTTGGCAATTGGTAATAGGATATGAGCATCTCAGCTGCGGTTCAATCGTGGTTTAGGGCGAAATCTTAATATGGACGAACACTTCAGATACGAGTCGACAGTAACAATTATTAATAATCAATAATCGAAAGAATTGAGACACGTGTCAGTACGCCCTTAGCACATTTTATGGCGGTTCTTACGTGGACACGTATAAGAAATTCATTTAAGCCATACGTCCTCCACCCCAGTAATAAACGGTCATGATAAAAAGATATCAACCCCTAAACCATATTCTTGGGTTATAAATAATCCAAGAAGAAGGGATTTAGGGGTTACGCTCTCTCACGCTCATGTGTATGCACACTCACagcttgtaacacccccaaattcggggtcataaatctgggtcgtcacactatccttcaatcatgtataaACTGTATTGATTCAGTAATCCAACAGACCTCAATCTCACACACACGCACAAGTTATATCCTTAAAAACgatgtacaacaagtatcatctgatattacaactcaaatgtactttacaagatctcaaacaattatacgtaacctctacatgaagttacaataatctTACATTTATCTGAAGCCTATCTAAGTGTTTTGGCTTTCTTGAAGCAATGCTGCAAGGACTTCTCATCACGGTTGCAGTCGACTAGGTCTCTCACTAGCATGTTGGTTAtatgttgtgttgtgacatttaaaagaaagcaagagtgagtaATAATGCACAGCCATAATGtacaaaataatttgaaaataacttctaaataatacttcatcGTATAATAGAACGATTTGAAAAATTGGTGGTATACATATTTTTCTCTTTAAATCAAATTaggtattatatatatatatatatatatcttgataATGCTCCCGATAGTATTATATTCTCAGGAGAATCACTTTCTTGGTGTTAAACACCTCTTTTTGAAACAATGCTTGAAGGGACTGAAATATTGCATCAAGTTCCTCATAGGCCTCTTTCAGTTTAGCAAACTCCTTCTCAAAATTGACTTGAGAAGAAGGCACAACTGGTGCAGGTGTAGTGACAGTTTTAGAGACAATAGGGTCAAGGTCAATCACAGGAAGTTCTGCAAAGTCGGCCAATGAAAGTATAGTTCTCTTAGACCTATCAGAAATAGTGGATGAGACTTGAAAGTGTGGTAACTGATCAACATTGAGATTAAAGTGCTCAAATATTTTGATTAGTAGCAAACCATATGCCATGTACTCCTTTTTGAAAGCATCATTATGTGGCAAATGATCATATAGGGAATGTTAAAGTTCACCTTGTGACTAGCAAGCTTATACATGAGTTTTATCTCTGGAAACCTCATAAGCTTGTCACTAGATGTGTTTAAAAAAATGTTTTCCCTAATGATCAAAGCCAAGTTTTGAAAAGCATGGGTGAAGTGTTCATATGATATGCCATTGTCCCCATTGAACATGTCATGAGAAATCTCAATTCCATAATGTAATATATagtagatgatgtcaaagattactggagctaacaatgtcattagcatctctgatcatagtatgaagcaaataa is a genomic window containing:
- the LOC141712647 gene encoding protein EFFECTOR OF TRANSCRIPTION 2-like — protein: MGVSPRLKREDYIRTKHDSAFSDWKILIGPSDWEDHLQNKDGAEKYRTRNLPNCSSCPGLYELGIAVSRPRTGREFGKLKSNYIVPVYVGQANNVRTRLQRYGREGAHLEKGFPYTELNDSQELQLFTEIFSRGYPIVYRWAPMKSKKDAEETEARLLETFDYAWNKGSNGARRPNDIYHKLDRSTSDTIWAHPIIRRLQSFRQKEVGLRIITHEEEPDTYNEQANKNILSKIFKFGRSRPILVADRFNVDKDGSNMCGVALGQGYVCTKPPVDGRKRCSEHKGMKVNSSNRLAKMNSQLKGAEKDPVYVSDSSTQKLQQGICAADEKMSLTCGLVMPDGSLCAMEPVRGRKRCEEHKARRTGKTFFKLVKEEKTHNVESPSLELGTLGDDGGTMIYKTVKLQSSSSSERCIVSTHEASALEESSTCGAKTLKGSFCKRNPGKNSKRCWQHHGKSVDNSGELVDCKSP